The Streptococcaceae bacterium ESL0729 genome has a segment encoding these proteins:
- a CDS encoding TPM domain-containing protein, whose translation MKDLSKKQKKKLERALDINYAKDRYDYYLGKIKGIKKASLVGMSILFIISLISLIYLVITLPPQANKINDSIKVLEQEKKALVDNPPYESQAASMGDYTLSAKDEHTLDIDKGESIKIDANNIFVSDNASIIDQPTREEIYNLNKDLAKFTDGAQFMVVTIASLPKNESIESYATKIFRKVGIGNKNLNNGVLYLISLKDRKFRLEVGYGMEGVLNDAKAGRIINDDSVVDDFKDEKYSRAIKKVSEQVVAIMNIKVNDYNEKIDKLKKELLVKRIIPSVSLFLSLSLLLAIFCYLNYLKKVNGELSSLYEDYRATDNPGKSDFYYLLVAGPLVLLTLNEIYKNINFGKFKEKNPNASLVASGILVGDKLYDPSGIILSNSYSKSSYNPSNHSSGGDSFGGGSSGGGGASGGW comes from the coding sequence TTGAAAGATTTAAGTAAAAAACAAAAGAAAAAATTGGAACGGGCTCTTGATATCAATTATGCTAAGGATAGATATGACTATTATCTGGGTAAAATTAAGGGAATTAAGAAGGCTAGTCTTGTAGGGATGAGTATCCTCTTTATCATCTCTCTAATTTCCCTCATCTATCTAGTAATCACCCTCCCCCCACAGGCAAATAAAATAAATGACTCCATCAAGGTTCTTGAACAAGAGAAAAAGGCCCTGGTAGATAATCCACCCTATGAAAGCCAGGCAGCAAGCATGGGGGATTACACCCTTTCGGCCAAGGATGAGCATACCCTTGACATTGACAAGGGGGAGTCAATCAAGATTGATGCAAATAATATTTTTGTGTCAGACAATGCCTCAATAATTGATCAGCCAACCAGAGAGGAAATTTATAACCTAAATAAGGATTTAGCCAAATTTACAGATGGGGCCCAATTTATGGTTGTAACCATTGCAAGTCTTCCTAAAAATGAAAGCATTGAATCTTATGCCACTAAGATTTTCAGGAAGGTTGGAATTGGCAATAAAAATCTAAATAACGGGGTTCTTTATCTTATTAGCCTTAAGGACCGTAAATTTCGCCTGGAGGTCGGCTATGGTATGGAGGGTGTTTTAAATGATGCCAAGGCCGGCCGCATCATAAATGATGACTCGGTGGTTGATGATTTTAAGGATGAAAAATATAGTAGGGCCATTAAAAAGGTCTCTGAGCAGGTTGTAGCCATTATGAATATTAAGGTTAATGACTACAATGAAAAAATAGATAAGTTGAAGAAGGAGCTACTTGTTAAAAGAATTATTCCGTCAGTCTCGCTATTTTTAAGTCTTAGCCTCTTGCTTGCTATATTCTGTTATCTCAACTACTTGAAAAAGGTAAATGGGGAATTATCTAGCCTTTATGAGGACTATAGGGCGACTGATAACCCTGGAAAATCAGATTTCTACTATCTGCTTGTCGCAGGTCCTCTGGTTCTTTTAACCCTGAATGAGATTTATAAGAATATCAATTTTGGGAAATTTAAGGAGAAAAATCCTAATGCTTCCCTTGTTGCCAGCGGGATTCTAGTAGGGGATAAACTATATGATCCTAGTGGGATAATTCTTAGCAATAGCTACTCTAAGTCATCCTATAATCCAAGTAATCACTCATCAGGTGGTGATAGCTTTGGTGGTGGCTCATCAGGCGGAGGCGGAGCCTCTGGTGGCTGGTAA
- a CDS encoding Mur ligase family protein, with product MKIQSIFATSMGKSAHFILKNFFKRGSTYPGSLALKLDPNILDSLATGYDEIIVVTGTNGKTLTTALTVGILEEAYELVTTNTSGANMITGIVSTFLTAPKGSKNGKKVAVLEIDEASLPKITEYIKPTLFVFTNIFRDQMDRYGEIYTTYDFILKGAANAPEATVLMNGDSPLFNSKAIKNKVLYYGFDTEKHEPKRAHYNTEGVLCPKCYSILDYRLNTYANLGDYICPKCGFKRPPLDYKLSQLVDIKNISSEFIIDGQDYKINVGGLYNIYNALAAVAVAEYLGLDKKVIKKGFENSHAVFGRQETFKLGDKNCTLVLIKNPVGANQVLDMIKMAPYPFALAVLLNANYADGIDTSWIWDANFEEIMDMDVTDAITGGVRHAEMARRLRVAGFDQYKLKEEENLNDVLEEILRQDQKHVYILATYTAMLEMRELLRNKNVISGEMK from the coding sequence ATGAAAATACAATCAATTTTTGCGACTTCAATGGGTAAATCGGCCCATTTCATCTTAAAAAATTTCTTCAAAAGGGGGTCTACCTACCCAGGTTCACTAGCCCTTAAACTTGATCCAAATATTCTTGATTCACTTGCGACAGGTTATGATGAAATTATTGTTGTCACTGGAACTAATGGTAAAACACTGACCACTGCCTTAACTGTGGGTATTTTAGAAGAAGCCTATGAGCTTGTAACGACCAATACAAGCGGGGCAAATATGATTACTGGAATTGTCTCAACCTTTTTAACAGCCCCTAAGGGGTCAAAAAATGGCAAGAAGGTTGCGGTTCTTGAGATTGATGAGGCTAGCCTGCCAAAAATTACTGAATACATCAAACCAACCCTCTTTGTTTTTACAAATATTTTCAGGGACCAAATGGATAGGTACGGAGAGATTTATACAACCTATGACTTCATCCTAAAGGGTGCAGCCAATGCCCCTGAGGCTACTGTTTTAATGAACGGGGACAGTCCACTCTTTAATTCAAAGGCCATCAAAAATAAGGTTCTTTACTATGGCTTTGATACTGAAAAACATGAGCCTAAAAGGGCCCACTACAATACGGAAGGTGTCCTCTGTCCTAAGTGTTATTCAATCCTTGATTACAGGCTAAACACCTATGCCAATCTTGGCGATTATATCTGTCCTAAGTGTGGCTTCAAACGTCCCCCACTTGACTATAAGCTAAGTCAGCTGGTTGATATTAAAAACATTTCAAGCGAATTCATCATCGATGGGCAGGACTATAAGATTAATGTTGGAGGCCTGTATAATATCTATAATGCCCTTGCTGCTGTGGCTGTAGCTGAGTATCTGGGACTAGATAAAAAAGTTATTAAAAAAGGCTTTGAAAATAGTCATGCTGTCTTTGGCCGCCAAGAAACCTTCAAACTTGGGGATAAGAACTGTACCCTGGTGCTTATTAAAAATCCCGTTGGAGCCAATCAGGTGCTTGATATGATTAAGATGGCCCCATATCCTTTTGCCCTAGCTGTCCTTCTTAATGCCAACTACGCTGATGGAATTGATACCAGCTGGATTTGGGATGCTAATTTTGAGGAAATCATGGACATGGATGTGACTGACGCCATAACTGGTGGAGTTAGACATGCTGAGATGGCTAGAAGGCTTCGAGTGGCTGGTTTTGACCAATATAAACTTAAGGAGGAAGAAAACCTCAATGATGTTCTTGAGGAAATCTTAAGGCAGGACCAAAAACATGTCTACATCCTTGCGACCTATACTGCCATGCTTGAGATGCGTGAACTTTTAAGAAACAAAAATGTAATCTCAGGCGAGATGAAATAG
- a CDS encoding type 1 glutamine amidotransferase, which produces MMYKSIESKGGNYTYSLNGAHLYGDLMNTYGDNGNILMLKYVGEKLGAHMTFNIVSLGDEFKASDFDLAFFGGGQDYEQEIISHDLSRQSKEIKAYIEDDGVMLAICGGFQFLGKYYENAQGQKIKGLGVLGHHTLSQKNNRFIGDIEIYNEEFGETYYGFENHQGRTFLSEDEKPLGRVVFGQGNNGEDLTEGLNYKNVFGSYFHGPLLSRNANLAYRLIKTALIKKYGEDITLPEFSEVLGHETGGQTVKDVKRKAE; this is translated from the coding sequence ATTATGTACAAATCTATTGAATCAAAGGGTGGCAACTATACATATTCCCTCAACGGTGCCCACCTTTATGGGGATTTGATGAATACCTACGGGGATAACGGAAATATCCTCATGCTTAAATATGTAGGTGAAAAACTTGGAGCCCACATGACCTTTAACATTGTAAGTTTAGGTGATGAATTCAAGGCTTCAGACTTTGACTTAGCCTTTTTTGGCGGGGGGCAAGACTATGAGCAAGAAATCATCAGCCATGATCTTTCAAGGCAAAGTAAGGAAATTAAAGCCTACATTGAAGATGATGGTGTCATGCTTGCCATTTGCGGTGGCTTTCAATTTTTAGGAAAGTACTATGAAAATGCCCAGGGGCAAAAGATTAAGGGACTAGGTGTCCTAGGGCACCATACCCTAAGCCAGAAAAACAATCGCTTTATTGGAGATATCGAAATCTACAATGAAGAATTTGGTGAAACCTACTATGGCTTTGAAAACCACCAGGGAAGAACCTTCCTTTCAGAGGATGAAAAACCCCTTGGAAGGGTTGTTTTTGGGCAAGGAAATAACGGGGAAGACCTGACTGAAGGGCTTAACTATAAGAATGTCTTTGGTAGCTACTTCCACGGTCCCCTTCTTTCAAGGAATGCCAACTTGGCTTACCGTCTGATAAAAACGGCCCTCATTAAAAAATACGGGGAAGACATTACCTTACCCGAATTTTCAGAAGTCCTAGGACACGAAACAGGCGGACAAACCGTTAAAGATGTAAAAAGAAAGGCTGAGTAA
- a CDS encoding DNA polymerase III subunit alpha codes for MFAPLNVKSVYSFLSSTINPKAYIDLAYDMNYEHVGLMDLGNLHGAYSFIKEAKKKGLKPVIGIELGLLVDGLPLDICFIAENTTGYKNLLKISTKYNYKRREFSDFSNLLEGVALVLPQGFEVMAPKVYTRVDFDSPKDLTSPYPLLPLPEISYLHRSEIETINLLSAIKEGQQVDESIVYENTKYLREKGAYFSYFSSKFPESIKNLDLFLDTINYDLESNLPLPNFNPQREARLELKEDAYLGLEEQLGTIGPSYKERLDYELSVIHKMGFDDYFLIVADILSYARSQSIYTGMGRGSAAGSLVAYALQITHIDPVKNNLLFERFLNPERNSMPDIDLDIPQDKREELLTYVDKRYGRGHTAQIVTYSTFGAKQSLRDTAKAYGLADHEATSLTKLITGRASLQEEYAKNNRLRDEIFKNPKLKRVYDMAQKIEGFPRQTSIHASGVILSEKNLTDYIPLAPGDNLAISQYDAHVVEEIGLLKIDFLGLRNLSLIEKMRDLVFENYQEKIDFTRIDLEDQKVLSLFREGNTMGIFQFENPQMLKMLRKLQPDSFSDIVSATSIFRPGPSQNIDSFIRRKHGLEHISYPDQSIASILEPTYGIMIYQEQIIQIANIYAGFSLAKADLLRRAISKKNLREIEALKEDFIRGAESLNHSKNQALYIYELIEKFANYGFNKSHAYAYAALAVQLAYFKTYYKDVFYEVLLEDGKRDLYLRDARKNHLDFARLSINTMPYYDKVKDGKIYLGLKNVKGLSRDLALYIINNRPYKDFYDFVKKLPENFQKPAQLNPLIQIGAFDLFDENRQKLLENLPRLIDYSQTIQLDLFATTALSFSYTDYADYSQLERYKLEGELLGTALTPHPLEDIRASYQGQVIDLDSLSEGLEGSILVQLSSLREHQTKTGEKMAFLKVEDPSGDLDVTLFPENYRLYRKVLEEGGVYLISGRVNNRNGNLQMVAQRIIKGFKSEKTLWLNVEDESHNKQLANILREFPGFVPVIIHWQSSGVTKKIEITIEENALLDKKLAPYTLKTIYK; via the coding sequence ATGTTTGCCCCCTTAAATGTTAAATCAGTCTATAGTTTCTTATCAAGTACGATTAATCCCAAGGCCTATATTGACCTAGCTTACGACATGAATTATGAGCATGTGGGGCTTATGGATCTTGGAAATCTCCACGGAGCATACTCTTTCATCAAGGAAGCCAAGAAAAAGGGCCTAAAGCCTGTGATTGGAATTGAGCTTGGTCTGCTAGTAGATGGCCTGCCCCTTGATATTTGCTTTATAGCAGAAAATACGACAGGCTACAAGAACCTATTAAAAATTTCAACCAAATACAACTACAAGAGAAGGGAATTTTCAGACTTTAGCAATCTTCTTGAAGGAGTGGCCTTAGTCTTACCCCAGGGATTTGAAGTTATGGCCCCCAAGGTCTATACAAGAGTTGATTTCGACAGTCCCAAGGATCTGACCTCTCCCTATCCGCTTTTACCCTTGCCTGAGATTAGCTACCTTCACAGGAGTGAGATTGAAACGATAAACCTTCTTTCAGCCATTAAGGAAGGCCAGCAGGTTGATGAAAGCATTGTCTACGAAAATACAAAATATCTTAGGGAAAAAGGAGCTTATTTTTCATATTTTTCAAGTAAATTTCCTGAAAGTATTAAAAATCTCGACCTCTTCCTTGACACCATTAACTATGATTTAGAGTCCAATCTTCCCCTGCCAAATTTTAATCCCCAAAGAGAGGCTAGGCTTGAGCTCAAGGAAGATGCTTATTTGGGACTTGAAGAACAGCTTGGAACAATCGGTCCAAGCTACAAGGAGCGGCTTGATTATGAACTATCTGTCATTCATAAGATGGGCTTTGATGATTATTTTTTGATTGTCGCAGACATTCTAAGCTATGCCCGTAGTCAGTCAATCTACACGGGGATGGGACGGGGCTCTGCTGCGGGTTCTCTTGTGGCCTATGCCCTTCAGATTACCCATATTGATCCGGTCAAAAATAACCTTCTTTTCGAGCGGTTTTTGAATCCTGAACGAAATAGTATGCCAGATATTGACCTTGATATCCCGCAAGATAAGAGGGAGGAGCTTCTAACCTATGTTGATAAAAGATACGGTAGGGGACACACGGCTCAAATTGTTACCTATTCAACCTTTGGGGCCAAACAAAGCCTAAGGGATACGGCCAAGGCCTACGGTCTAGCAGACCATGAAGCCACAAGCCTTACCAAGCTAATCACAGGGCGGGCTAGCTTGCAGGAAGAATATGCCAAAAATAATCGCCTAAGAGATGAAATCTTTAAAAATCCTAAGCTCAAAAGGGTTTATGATATGGCTCAAAAAATTGAGGGTTTTCCCAGGCAGACGTCCATTCATGCCTCAGGTGTTATTTTGTCTGAGAAAAATTTGACAGACTACATCCCCTTGGCTCCAGGTGATAACCTGGCTATCAGCCAGTATGATGCCCATGTAGTTGAAGAAATTGGCCTTTTGAAGATTGACTTTTTGGGCCTGCGTAATCTATCCCTGATTGAAAAAATGCGGGATTTAGTTTTTGAAAATTATCAGGAAAAGATTGACTTTACAAGGATTGACCTTGAAGACCAGAAGGTCTTATCCCTTTTTAGGGAAGGAAATACCATGGGTATCTTCCAATTTGAAAATCCCCAAATGCTTAAGATGCTTAGGAAGCTTCAACCAGATTCCTTTAGTGATATTGTAAGTGCAACTTCAATTTTTAGGCCCGGACCTTCACAAAATATTGACAGTTTTATCAGGAGAAAGCATGGTCTTGAACACATAAGCTATCCTGATCAGTCAATTGCTTCTATTCTTGAGCCAACCTACGGGATTATGATTTACCAGGAGCAAATTATTCAAATTGCAAATATCTATGCAGGCTTTTCTTTGGCCAAGGCTGATTTATTAAGACGTGCCATATCTAAGAAGAATCTAAGGGAGATTGAAGCCCTCAAGGAGGACTTTATCAGGGGGGCTGAAAGTCTTAATCATTCAAAAAATCAGGCCCTCTACATCTATGAGTTAATTGAAAAGTTTGCCAATTACGGTTTCAATAAATCCCATGCTTATGCCTATGCGGCCCTTGCAGTCCAACTGGCCTATTTTAAGACCTACTACAAGGATGTTTTTTACGAGGTCCTACTTGAGGATGGTAAAAGGGACTTGTACCTTAGAGATGCTAGGAAAAATCATCTTGACTTTGCCAGGCTATCGATTAATACCATGCCTTATTATGACAAGGTTAAGGATGGAAAAATTTACCTGGGCCTTAAAAATGTTAAGGGTCTCAGTCGGGACTTGGCCCTTTATATTATAAATAACAGACCCTACAAGGATTTTTATGATTTTGTCAAAAAACTCCCTGAAAATTTTCAGAAACCTGCCCAGCTAAATCCTCTCATTCAGATTGGAGCCTTTGATTTGTTTGATGAAAATAGGCAAAAACTTCTTGAAAATCTTCCTAGATTGATTGACTACAGTCAGACCATTCAGCTTGATTTATTTGCGACAACTGCCCTTAGTTTTTCCTACACCGACTATGCTGACTACAGCCAGTTGGAGCGTTATAAGCTTGAAGGGGAGCTTTTAGGAACTGCCTTAACACCGCATCCCTTAGAGGACATTAGGGCCTCTTATCAGGGTCAGGTAATTGATTTGGATAGTCTTTCTGAAGGACTTGAGGGCTCAATTTTGGTCCAGCTCTCAAGCCTTAGGGAGCATCAGACCAAGACGGGAGAGAAGATGGCCTTTTTAAAGGTCGAAGACCCAAGTGGTGATTTGGATGTCACCCTTTTTCCTGAAAACTACCGCCTTTATAGAAAAGTCCTTGAAGAAGGGGGAGTTTATCTGATAAGTGGTCGGGTAAACAACCGCAATGGCAACCTTCAGATGGTGGCTCAAAGGATAATCAAGGGCTTTAAGAGCGAAAAAACTTTATGGCTAAATGTTGAGGATGAAAGCCATAATAAGCAGCTGGCTAATATTTTAAGGGAATTTCCAGGCTTTGTACCAGTCATTATTCACTGGCAAAGCAGTGGGGTGACCAAAAAAATAGAAATCACTATAGAAGAAAACGCTTTACTTGATAAAAAACTTGCTCCTTATACCCTGAAAACGATTTACAAGTAA
- the pyk gene encoding pyruvate kinase: MNKRVKIVATLGPAVEIRGGKRFGEDGYWGESLDVEASAKNIAKLIEEGANVFRFNFSHGDHAEQGERMKTVRLAEDIAGQKVGFLLDTKGPEIRTELFEGDAKEYSYKTGNKLRVATEQGIKSTDKTIALNVAGGIDIFDYVEVGQTILVDDGKLGLTVEAKDPATREFDVLVQNDGIIAKQKGVNIPNTKIPFPALAERDNADIRFGLEQGINFIAISFVRSAKDVNEVRAILEETGNTNVKLIPKIENQQGIDNLDEILEVSDGIMIARGDMGIEVPFEMVPVYQKEIITKANAAGRFVITATNMLETMTDKPRATRSEVSDVFNAVIDGTDATMLSGESANGKYPVESVRAMATIDKNAQTLLGQYGRLNPEDFDRSTVTEVVASAVKDATANMDIKLVVAITESGNTARLISKYRPDADILAVTFDEEIQKSLMVNWGVFPIVTDRPASTDDMYDVAEEAARKSGMVESGDNIVIVAGVPVGEGRTNTMRIRTVR, encoded by the coding sequence ATGAATAAACGTGTTAAAATCGTTGCAACACTTGGACCAGCTGTTGAAATCCGTGGCGGAAAACGCTTTGGAGAAGATGGTTACTGGGGTGAATCACTAGACGTTGAAGCAAGTGCAAAAAACATTGCTAAACTAATCGAAGAAGGTGCTAACGTATTCCGTTTCAACTTCTCACACGGTGACCACGCTGAACAAGGTGAACGTATGAAAACTGTACGTCTTGCAGAAGATATTGCAGGACAAAAAGTTGGGTTCCTTCTTGATACTAAAGGACCTGAAATCCGTACAGAATTATTTGAAGGCGACGCTAAAGAATATTCATATAAAACAGGTAACAAACTACGTGTAGCTACTGAGCAAGGAATCAAATCAACTGATAAAACTATCGCTCTTAACGTAGCTGGTGGAATTGACATCTTTGACTACGTTGAAGTTGGACAAACTATCCTTGTTGACGATGGTAAACTAGGTCTTACTGTTGAAGCTAAAGACCCAGCAACTCGTGAATTTGACGTTCTTGTTCAAAACGACGGAATCATTGCTAAACAAAAAGGTGTTAACATCCCTAACACTAAAATTCCTTTCCCAGCACTTGCTGAACGTGATAACGCTGATATCCGTTTCGGTCTTGAGCAAGGAATCAACTTCATCGCGATCTCATTTGTACGTTCTGCAAAAGACGTTAACGAAGTTCGTGCTATCCTTGAAGAAACTGGAAACACAAACGTTAAACTTATTCCAAAAATCGAAAACCAACAAGGTATCGACAACCTAGACGAAATCCTTGAAGTTTCTGACGGTATCATGATCGCTCGTGGAGATATGGGTATCGAAGTACCATTTGAAATGGTTCCAGTTTACCAAAAAGAAATCATTACTAAAGCTAACGCTGCTGGACGTTTCGTAATCACAGCAACTAACATGCTTGAAACAATGACTGACAAACCACGTGCAACTCGTTCAGAAGTATCAGACGTATTCAACGCTGTTATTGACGGAACTGATGCTACAATGCTTTCAGGTGAGTCAGCTAACGGTAAATACCCAGTTGAGTCAGTTCGTGCTATGGCAACAATTGACAAAAATGCTCAAACTCTTCTTGGTCAATACGGACGTCTTAACCCTGAAGATTTCGACCGTTCAACTGTAACTGAAGTTGTTGCTTCTGCAGTTAAAGATGCTACAGCTAACATGGACATTAAACTTGTAGTTGCTATTACAGAATCTGGTAACACAGCTCGTTTAATCTCTAAATACCGTCCTGATGCTGACATCCTTGCTGTTACATTTGACGAAGAAATCCAAAAATCTCTAATGGTTAACTGGGGAGTATTCCCAATCGTAACTGATCGTCCAGCTTCAACTGATGACATGTACGATGTTGCTGAAGAAGCAGCTCGCAAGTCAGGTATGGTTGAATCAGGTGATAACATCGTTATCGTTGCAGGTGTTCCTGTGGGTGAAGGACGTACAAATACAATGCGTATCCGTACAGTTCGTTAA
- the pfkA gene encoding 6-phosphofructokinase, whose product MKRIAVLTSGGDAPGMNAAVRAVVRKGLFEGMEVFGINYGYAGMVAGDIFPLTAKDVADKLSQGGTFLYSARYPEFKEPEGQLAGIEQLKKHGIEGVVVIGGDGSYHGAMRLTEHGFPAVGVPGTIDNDIPGTDFTIGYDTAVNTALDVIDKIRDTSRSHIRTFVIEVMGRGAGDIALNAGIAGGADEIIIPEVEFSFEDIARRIKEGYKRGKKHNIIVVAEGAMGGEEFAAKLKEQGDVGDLRVSVLGHMQRGGAPTARDRVLASRMGAYAVDLLKEDKGGLAIGVDGDTLVARDIIDTLTNHKHQADKDLYKLSQEIS is encoded by the coding sequence ATGAAACGTATTGCTGTTTTAACCAGTGGTGGAGACGCACCTGGAATGAACGCAGCTGTCCGTGCTGTAGTTCGTAAGGGACTATTTGAGGGCATGGAAGTTTTCGGGATTAATTATGGTTACGCTGGAATGGTTGCTGGCGATATCTTCCCGTTAACAGCTAAAGATGTTGCTGATAAGTTATCTCAAGGGGGAACCTTCCTATATTCTGCTCGTTACCCTGAATTCAAGGAACCTGAAGGGCAACTTGCAGGTATTGAGCAGTTGAAAAAACACGGTATTGAAGGTGTTGTAGTTATCGGTGGTGACGGATCTTACCACGGAGCTATGCGTCTTACTGAACACGGCTTCCCAGCTGTGGGAGTTCCAGGAACTATCGACAACGATATTCCAGGTACTGACTTCACTATCGGATACGATACTGCAGTTAATACTGCCCTTGATGTTATCGATAAAATCCGCGATACATCTCGTAGCCACATCCGTACCTTCGTAATTGAAGTTATGGGACGTGGAGCTGGCGACATCGCTCTTAATGCTGGTATTGCAGGAGGAGCTGATGAGATTATTATCCCTGAGGTTGAATTTAGCTTTGAAGATATTGCTCGTCGTATCAAAGAAGGTTACAAACGTGGTAAGAAACACAATATCATTGTTGTAGCTGAAGGTGCTATGGGTGGTGAGGAATTCGCTGCTAAACTTAAAGAACAAGGTGATGTTGGAGACCTTCGTGTATCTGTCCTTGGACACATGCAACGTGGTGGAGCACCAACTGCACGTGACCGTGTTCTTGCAAGCCGTATGGGAGCATACGCTGTTGATCTTCTTAAAGAAGACAAGGGTGGACTTGCAATTGGTGTTGACGGGGATACCTTAGTAGCTCGTGATATCATTGATACACTTACTAACCACAAACACCAAGCTGACAAAGACTTATACAAGCTTAGTCAGGAAATTTCTTAA
- the metK gene encoding methionine adenosyltransferase encodes MTEKILFTSESVSEGHPDKIADQISDAILDAILAQDPYARVAAETAVYTGSVHVFGEVTTNAYVDINSVVRNTIKEIGYTDANFGFDYKTVGVHPSLVEQSPDIAQGVNEAIEVRGDQTIDELDLTGAGDQGIMFGYASRETEEFMPLAISLSHKLVKRLADLRKEGILDYLRPDAKSQVTVEYNEDGSAKRIDTVVISTQHAPEVDLETIKSDVIEQVIKPVIPAGLLDSETKYFINPTGRFVVGGPQGDSGLTGRKIIVDTYGGYAHHGGGAFSGKDATKVDRSASYAARYIAKNLVAAGLADTAEIQLSYAIGVAQPISIHIDTFGTGKVSDDKLIEAIRENFDLRPAGIIQMLDLRRPIYRQTAAYGHFGRTDIDLPWERLDKVENLKKLLDK; translated from the coding sequence ATGACCGAGAAGATTTTATTTACAAGTGAGAGTGTCTCAGAAGGGCACCCAGACAAGATTGCAGACCAGATTTCTGATGCCATCTTAGACGCAATTCTAGCCCAAGACCCATATGCACGAGTGGCGGCAGAAACTGCTGTTTATACAGGAAGCGTCCATGTCTTTGGTGAGGTAACAACCAATGCCTATGTTGATATCAACAGCGTGGTGCGAAATACCATCAAGGAAATCGGCTACACTGATGCAAACTTTGGCTTTGACTACAAGACTGTGGGGGTTCATCCAAGTCTAGTTGAGCAGTCGCCAGACATTGCCCAAGGGGTAAATGAAGCAATTGAAGTGCGTGGGGATCAGACAATCGATGAGCTCGATTTGACTGGTGCAGGAGACCAGGGTATCATGTTTGGCTATGCAAGCCGTGAAACAGAGGAATTTATGCCTCTTGCCATCTCACTTAGTCACAAGCTAGTCAAACGCCTGGCTGACCTTAGAAAAGAGGGCATTCTTGATTACCTAAGACCTGATGCCAAAAGTCAGGTAACTGTTGAATATAATGAGGACGGATCTGCTAAAAGGATTGATACTGTTGTTATTTCAACCCAGCATGCTCCCGAGGTTGACCTTGAGACCATCAAAAGTGATGTGATTGAGCAGGTGATTAAGCCAGTCATTCCAGCAGGGCTTCTGGATTCAGAAACCAAGTACTTCATTAATCCAACTGGCCGTTTTGTAGTTGGAGGTCCCCAAGGGGATTCAGGACTTACAGGGCGTAAGATTATTGTTGATACTTACGGAGGCTATGCCCACCACGGTGGAGGAGCCTTTTCTGGAAAGGATGCAACAAAGGTTGACCGCTCAGCCTCATACGCTGCCCGCTATATTGCTAAAAACCTTGTAGCAGCAGGACTTGCTGATACAGCTGAGATCCAGTTATCTTATGCCATTGGAGTGGCCCAACCAATCAGCATTCACATCGATACCTTTGGAACAGGAAAGGTTTCTGATGACAAATTGATTGAAGCCATCAGGGAAAACTTTGACCTAAGACCTGCAGGAATCATTCAAATGCTTGACTTACGTCGTCCGATTTACCGTCAAACAGCAGCCTATGGCCACTTTGGTCGGACTGACATTGACCTTCCTTGGGAACGTCTTGACAAAGTTGAAAATCTTAAAAAACTGCTTGATAAATAG